One window from the genome of Cryptomeria japonica chromosome 6, Sugi_1.0, whole genome shotgun sequence encodes:
- the LOC131054405 gene encoding protein NRT1/ PTR FAMILY 2.13, with amino-acid sequence MDLSVQLSSPSVQFSTPLRVQEELRSRTEDAPVKKRRNNKGGWKIMPFIVGNESCANLATASLSANLVVFLIFQYKMDQIQAAKISTIWGGIKDISPIIGAIVADSYLGRFWTILVASFTYIMAMLLVTLISVDIEQLRGTQYGLALLYIFLILTVVGTSGVKSSSIAFGAEQFDSNDEEGRKNQQSFFNWYYCAATLSTMLGMTIVVYIQSNVSWKWGFALATLLMIISTVLFSLGTKYYVMVNPQGSAFSGYLQVIVASIRKRNLVLPSDPRELYDVPLNKETDDVKLFSTDFLKFFNKAAIISREDNKEHTSTPNPWKLCSVQKVEELKSLIRILPIWSAGIPVSIILLGSASTYMIYQARIMHRKLSVHFEMPIASMAVFALLTISIWLPIYDKVIIPLFRRLTKRSEGITLIERTGTGLVISVITMVVAALVEIKRRNSMEPISVFWLAPQYTLLGLAEAFYALGMIEFFYVQFPPSMRSTAVALYWCGMGIGLLFSSVIITVVHNATGGNRINAWLNENLNEGRLEYFYWFYAAFGLLNWFYFLLCAKLVRDPRQCNNGSDHQQQENTQVSSSF; translated from the exons ATGGACTTATCAGTGCAGTTGTCCTCCCCATCAGTGCAGTTCTCCACCCCATTGAGAGTGCAGGAAGAATTACGTTCaagaactgaggatgctcctgTGAAAAAGAGGAGGAATAATAAGGGTGGATGGAAAATTATGCCTTTTATTGTGG GAAATGAGAGTTGTGCAAATCTTGCAACGGCTAGCTTATCTGCTAACCTGGTGGTGTTCTTGATCTTTCAATACAAGATGGATCAGATTCAAGCTGCAAAGATTTCAACCATCTGGGGAGGAATAAAAGATATATCACCCATTATTGGTGCTATTGTAGCAGATTCTTATCTAGGAAGGTTTTGGACAATCCTCGTTGCCTCTTTCACATATATAATG GCAATGCTACTTGTGACACTCATATCTGTAGATATAGAACAACTAAGGGGAACCCAATATGGCCTTGCACTGCTCTATATATTTCTGATACTAACGGTCGTGGGCACAAGTGGGGTGAagtcatcttccatagcctttggTGCCGAGCAATTTGACAGCAATGATGAGGAGGGCAGGAAAAACCAGCAAAGCTTCTTCAATTGGTATTATTGTGCAGCTACTTTGTCTACCATGCTGGGCATGACCATTGTTGTTTATATACAAAGTAATGTCAGCTGGAAATGGGGATTCGCTCTGGCTACTCTACTCATGATTATATCCACTGTCCTTTTCTCGCTTGGAACCAAGTATTATGTCATGGTCAATCCACAAGGCAGTGCCTTCAGTGGGTATCTTCAAGTGATTGTCGCATCTATTAGAAAGAGAAACTTGGTCTTGCCTTCTGATCCAAGAGAATTGTACGATGTGCCTTTAAATAAAGAAACAGATGATGTGAAACTCTTTTCAACAGACTTCTTGAA GTTTTTCAACAAGGCAGCCATAATCAGTAGAGAAGATAATAAGGAACATACCTCCACACCCAATCCTTGGAAGCTCTGCTCAGTTCAGAAAGTAGAAGAGCTCAAATCATTGATAAGAATATTACCCATCTGGAGCGCAGGAATACCAGTGTCCATCATCTTACTGGGCAGTGCTAGCACTTACATGATATACCAGGCAAGAATTATGCACAGAAAACTGAGTGTCCATTTTGAAATGCCCATAGCTTCCATGGCCGTCTTTGCTCTCTTAACCATATCCATTTGGCTGCCCATCTATGACAAAGTCATAATCCCACTTTTCCGTCGCTTAACAAAGAGAAGTGAAGGCATTACCTTAATTGAAAGGACTGGAACAGGCCTTGTAATCTCAGTGATCACCATGGTTGTAGCAGCACTGGTAGAAATTAAGCGTAGAAACAGCATGGAGCCCATCTCTGTGTTTTGGCTGGCGCCCCAATATACTCTGCTAGGCTTGGCTGAGGCCTTTTATGCCCTTGGTATGATTGAATTCTTTTATGTGCAGTTTCCTCCGAGCATGAGAAGTACTGCTGTGGCATTGTACTGGTGTGGCATGGGCATAGGTTTGTTGTTCAGCAGTGTTATTATTACAGTGGTGCATAATGCCACTGGTGGGAACAGAATAAATGCTTGGCTGAATGAAAACCTGAATGAAGGGCGCCTTGAGTATTTTTATTGGTTTTATGCAGCCTTTGGTCTGCTCAATtggttttattttcttctttgtgcAAAGTTGGTGAGAGACCCCAGACAGTGCAACAATGGTTCTGATCATCAACAGCAGGAAAACACACAAGTATCATCGTCTTTCTAA